DNA from Amycolatopsis sp. DSM 110486:
GGGCGACCTCGGCGCGGACGTGGTGAAGGTCGAGCCGCCGGGCGGCGAGTGGCAGCGCCACGCCCCGGCGGGCGGGGCGACCGGGGCGGCGGTGAACCCGTCGTTCCTGTCGCTGAACCGCAACAAGCGCAGCCTCGCGGTGGACCTCAAGGCACCGGCCGGGCGCCGGGCCGCGCACGACCTGATCGCGACCGCGGACGTCGTGCTGCAGAACTACCGGCCGGGCGTGGCCCAGCGGCTCGGGCTGGACTACGAGACGGTGCGCGAGATCAACCCCGGTGTCGTGTACGTGTCGATCTCCGGCTACGGCGAGAGCGGGCCGTATGCGCGGCGGCCGGGGCAGGACCTGTTGCTGCAGGCCATGAGCGGCGCGATGTACAGCGTCGGACGCGCTGTCGATCCGCCGCTGCCGGCGGGTACGTACGCGATCGACGCGATCACGGCCTACAGCGCGTTCGAGGGCGCGCTGGCCGCGCTGCTGCACCGTGAGCGGACCGGTGAGGGCCAGCTGGTGACGGTGAACATGCTGGACGCGGCGATCGCGGTGCAGATGCAGGAGCTGTCGGTGTTCACCGTCGGCGGCGTGCCGCAGCGGCGGGGGAGCGAGGCGCACGGGCACACCTACATCAGGGCGCCGTACGGGGTTTTCGAGACGGCCGACGGGCACCTCGCGTTGGCGATGCCGCCGCTGCCCGCGCTGGCCGTCGCGCTGGACCTGCCAGAACTGTCCACGATGGACACCGAGGTGGACGGGCACGCGAAGCGCGACGAGATCACGGCGCTGGTGCGGGCGCGGCTGCCGCAGCGCTCGACCGACGACTGGCTCGCGCGGCTGCACGAGGCCGGGATCTGGGCCGGGCCGGTGTACTCCTACGCCGATCTGCTCGAAGATCCGCAGGTCGTCCACAACGGCTCGTTCGTGCGCTACGAGCACGCCACCGAGGGGCCGGTGACCACGCCGGGCTTTCCGTACGGGTTCAGCGCGACGCCGCCGTCGGTGCGCCGGGGCGCGCCGGTGACGGGCGAGCACAGCGGCGAGATCCTGCGCGAACTGGGGTACGCGCCGGAGCGGATCGCCGGGCTGGTGGACGACAAGGTGGTGCTCGCGCCGTGAAGGGGCTGACGTGGGACCACCCCCGCGGGTACGGCCCGCTGGACGAGCTGGCCCGTCGAGAGGGCGGTGTCGAGTGGGATCGCCAGCCGTTGGAGGGGTTCGAGTCCACGCCGATCGCGGCGCTGGCGGCGAAGTACGACCTGCTCGTGGTCGACCACCCGGGGCTCGGCGCGGCGGCCGGCCACCTCGTGCCGATGGAGGAGCTGCTGGACGCGGCCGAGCTGGCCGCGTGGCGGGCGGGGACGATCGGGGCGAGCTACGACTCCTACGTGCTCGACGGGCGGACGTGGGCGTTGCCGATCGACGCCGCCGCGCAGGTGTCGGTGGCGACGTTCGCCGACCAGCCGAAGACCTGGGACGACGTGCTTTCGCTGGCGCGCGAAGGCGGGGTCACGCCGTGCCTCGGCGGGCCGCACGCGTTGCTGATGTTCTTCGCGCTGTGTGTGGCCTACGGTGCGGAGCCGTTCACTGACGCGTCGGTGGGGGAGCGGGCCGTCGAGGTGATGGCCGAGCTGGTGGCGTCGGCGGATTCTTCATTGTGGGGGCGGAACCCGATCGGAGTGCTCGCGGCGATGACCGACGGCCCTGTCCGGTACTGCCCTCTGGTGTACGGCTACACCGGCTATCCGCTGTTGTCCTTTCACGACGCCCCGGCCGGTCCGGCGGGGATCGGCAGCGTGCTCGGTGGCACCGGGATCGCCGTGTCCCGTCAGGCGCCTCCGGATGAGGCACGGGCGGTGGTGCGGCGGCTCATCGCGCCGGACGTGCAGACCGAAGTGTTTCCCGCACAGGGTGGTCAGCCGGCCGACCGTCGCGTGTGGACTCGTCCCGGGTTCCACCACGACACGGCCGAGACTGTGGCGCGGGCGTGGGTGCGGCCCCGGGAACCGGGCTACGTCCGGTTCCAGACCGAGGCATCACGGATTCTGCGCGACGGAATCGCCGCGCGTGAAGCACGGGTCCACGACCGCCT
Protein-coding regions in this window:
- a CDS encoding CaiB/BaiF CoA-transferase family protein codes for the protein MGVLDGYRVVDVSIAMAGPLAAMRLGDLGADVVKVEPPGGEWQRHAPAGGATGAAVNPSFLSLNRNKRSLAVDLKAPAGRRAAHDLIATADVVLQNYRPGVAQRLGLDYETVREINPGVVYVSISGYGESGPYARRPGQDLLLQAMSGAMYSVGRAVDPPLPAGTYAIDAITAYSAFEGALAALLHRERTGEGQLVTVNMLDAAIAVQMQELSVFTVGGVPQRRGSEAHGHTYIRAPYGVFETADGHLALAMPPLPALAVALDLPELSTMDTEVDGHAKRDEITALVRARLPQRSTDDWLARLHEAGIWAGPVYSYADLLEDPQVVHNGSFVRYEHATEGPVTTPGFPYGFSATPPSVRRGAPVTGEHSGEILRELGYAPERIAGLVDDKVVLAP